A part of Brassica rapa cultivar Chiifu-401-42 chromosome A05, CAAS_Brap_v3.01, whole genome shotgun sequence genomic DNA contains:
- the LOC103867388 gene encoding protein EXORDIUM-like 7: protein MISLIFLFFLSVSFTSNGQFYDESKNYEGSSDLVNLEYHMGPVISSPETSLYIIWYGRWTPTHQSTIRDFIYSVSSPARYPSVYDWWKTVMLYRDQTGSNITRTLVLSGEFHDSTYSHGSHLSRFSVQSIIRTAVANKLPLNALNGLYLVLTSDDVEMQEFCRAICGFHYFTFSTVVGATVPYVWVGNSRKQCPEMCAYPFAQPKPFPGSGFVSREKMKPPNGEVGVDGMISVIAHELAEVSSNPMLNGWYGGEDAMAPTEIADLCLGVYGSGGGGGYMGIVYKDRWRSVYNVNGVRGRKYLIQWVWDLTRNRCFGPNAMN, encoded by the coding sequence ATGATCTCTCTCATCttcttgttcttcctctccGTCTCTTTCACATCCAATGGACAATTCTACGACGAAAGCAAGAACTACGAAGGCTCATCCGATCTTGTAAACCTTGAATACCACATGGGTCCGGTCATATCCTCGCCTGAGACTAGTCTTTACATCATATGGTACGGCCGATGGACCCCAACTCACCAGTCTACAATCCGAGACTTCATCTACTCAGTCTCTTCACCAGCACGGTATCCCTCAGTATATGACTGGTGGAAAACGGTGATGCTCTACAGAGACCAAACAGGTTCCAACATCACCAGAACACTTGTCTTGTCCGGAGAGTTCCACGACTCAACCTACTCCCACGGATCTCACCTCAGTCGCTTCTCAGTCCAGTCCATCATCAGAACTGCCGTGGCCAACAAGCTACCACTAAACGCTCTCAACGGCTTGTACTTGGTCTTGACCTCAGACGATGTAGAGATGCAAGAGTTCTGCAGAGCGATTTGCGGGTTCCATTACTTCACTTTCTCAACCGTCGTTGGTGCAACGGTGCCGTACGTGTGGGTCGGGAACAGTAGGAAACAGTGTCCGGAGATGTGCGCATACCCTTTTGCGCAGCCTAAACCGTTTCCAGGAAGCGGGTTTGTGagtagagagaagatgaaaccaCCAAATGGAGAGGTGGGggtcgatgggatgatcagtgTTATAGCTCATGAGCTGGCGGAAGTGTCGAGTAACCCGATGTTGAACGGGTGGTATGGAGGAGAGGATGCAATGGCGCCGACCGAGATAGCAGACTTGTGTTTGGGAGTGTATGGATCAGGAGGTGGAGGTGGGTACATGGGGATTGTGTATAAGGATAGGTGGAGAAGTGTGTATAATGTGAATGGAGTTAGAGGAAGAAAATATTTGATTCAATGGGTTTGGGATCTTACTAGGAACAGATGCTTTGGACCAAACGCTATGAACTAG
- the LOC103867387 gene encoding uncharacterized protein LOC103867387 codes for MAKYRRRKFLEESNGASGEFPEHGAIFMSNSSTRRECLRRELFGLPMGQAGFVKHVKAGMFLFLFEFESRELHGVFQACSDGAINIEPGAFCSTGKQFPAQVKFTEKWRCRPLGEMDFRHAISDNYFTAKKFNFGLSKSQVQRLLKLFSLKKLERSLSTRKLESRLGNADGGRGFRDRRAEETEGDVDRKLPLRVTSAGDARGRRLSKNYGFRDESDSRVKKEESDYSRDASGVFRRLGDPKSRGLEDRYDPSMKTSSRTYDDSDYSLANGRRVPKNLSHPAGGWLETEYHERDGFTHESNHEEHPTFEEDSAVPAQSSVPPESAYGTNTEHYDPCNPGIMGGAAMESSRHDIDEEPDYYIPMPTEHPQYQTSTGMAGASCSEYESRYGHLGHSQLPGFLASEDATENMMMNSERPSYPSHSIYPSFAYPLSTDLSPNEEVNYKIAAYQHQEELGGHASYSDDRAARDPRIYPSFAYPSEPGDGVDLYQENRAQNKVQDHQQHEEFGSEAFDSDNRVNRMKDGVSPAEPERKRARKSVFSRLVMPPKEPDAEKDSSPVAEPVNEVMAFLNECQKHLMEQKRPDTADPVRFVKPKKKKEKNHSKEALDNGAMIPFTGTSPDDMSDCEEGVEHKQPFIDFKRRSQAEKSNPTQECKESLEDSLPQDKKRKLLRPRLIEDDSEKDRGNNDNPTETDMAPKPASEVSLLDLLARFDQ; via the exons ATGGCGAAGTATAGGAGGAGGAAGTTTCTGGAGGAGTCCAACGGCGCTTCTGGAGAGTTCCCTGAGCACGGGGCCATCTTCATGTCCAACAGCTCCACCAGAAGGGAATGCCTTCGTAGAGAGCTTTTCGGTTTGCCGATGGGTCAAGCCGGTTTTGTGAAACATGTCAAAGCTgggatgtttttgtttttgtttgagtTCGAGAGTAGGGAGCTGCATGGTGTGTTTCAGGCTTGTTCTGATGGTGCGATCAACATTGAGCCTGGTGCTTTCTGCTCTACTGGGAAACAGTTTCCTGCTCAG GTTAAGTTTACTGAAAAGTGGCGTTGTAGGCCACTTGGTGAGATGGATTTTCGTCATGCGATTAGTGATAATTACTTTACGGCGAAAAAGTTCAACTTTGGACTCTCAAAGTCACAG GTTCAAAGGCTGTTGAAGTTGTTTAGCTTGAAGAAGTTAGAGAGATCATTGTCCACTAGAAAACTAGAAAGTAGGTTGGGAAATGCAGATGGTGGTCGCGGTTTTAGGGATCGTCGTGCAGAAGAAACTGAGGGAGATGTTGACCGTAAGCTTCCCTTAAGAGTTACATCTGCAGGAGATGCTCGTGGTCGTAGGTTATCAAAAAACTATGGGTTTAGGGATGAATCTGATAGTCGCGTCAAAAAAGAAGAGAGTGACTACTCCCGAGATGCGTCTGGGGTTTTTAGGAGACTGGGTGATCCCAAATCGCGTGGGTTGGAGGATAGATATGACCCTAGCATGAAAACTAGCTCTAGGACATATGATGACTCTGATTATTCGCTAGCTAATGGTCGAAGAGTCCCAAAGAACTTGAGTCACCCCGCAGGTGGCTGGCTTGAAACCGAgtaccatgaaagagatggCTTCACACATGAAAGTAACCACGAGGAACACCCTACTTTTGAAGAAGATTCAGCGGTTCCTGCTCAAAGCTCAGTACCTCCAGAATCAGCCTATGGAACAAACACAGAACACTATGACCCTTGTAATCCTGGGATCATGGGAGGTGCAGCGATGGAAAGCTCTAGGCATGATATTGATGAAGAACCGGACTACTACATTCCAATGCCGACTGAACATCCTCAATACCAAACTAGCACTGGCATGGCTGGAGCATCTTGTTCTGAATATGAATCTAGATATGGTCATCTTGGTCATTCTCAGCTTCCTGGTTTTCTAGCTTCTGAAGATGCCACGGAGAACATGATGATGAACTCTGAGAGGCCGTCTTACCCCAGCCACAGCATCTACCCTTCCTTTGCTTATCCTTTGTCGACAGATTTGTCTCCTAACGAGGAAGTCAACTATAAAATTGCAGCATATCAACACCAAGAAGAACTTGGAGGTCATGCTTCTTATTCGGACGATAGGGCGGCAAGGGATCCCAGGATTTACCCTTCTTTTGCTTATCCTTCAGAGCCAGGGGATGGAGTTGATTTGTATCAAGAGAACAGAGCTCAGAACAAAGTTCAAGATCATCAACAACATGAAGAGTTTGGCAGTGAGGCTTTTGACTCTGACAATAGGGTGAATCGAATGAAAGATGGTGTTAGTCCTGCTGAACCTGAAAGAAAGAGAGCCAGAAAAAGTGTCTTTAGTAGGCTTGTTATGCCTCCAAAAGAACCTGATGCTGAAAAGGATTCTTCTCCGGTCGCTGAACCAGTCAATGAGGTAATGGCGTTTCTAAACGAATGTCAAAAACATCTGATGGAGCAAAAAAGACCAGATACAGCTGATCCTGTAAGGTTTGTTAAACccaagaagaaaaaggaaaagaatcaTTCAAAAGAGGCACTTGACAATGGTGCGATGATTCCTTTTACCGGGACTAGTCCTGATGATATGTCTGATTGTGAAGAAGGGGTGGAACATAAGCAACCATTCATCGACTTTAAGCGTCGTAGCCAAGCCGAAAAGAGCAATCCAACTCAAGAGTGTAAAGAGAGCCTCGAAGATTCACTTCCTCAGGACAAGAAAAGGAAGCTACTGAGGCCAAGACTAATCGAAGATGACTCGGAAAAGGATAGAGGAAACAATGACAATCCTACTGAAACTGACATGGCCCCAAAGCCAGCTAGTGAAGTCTCCCTCCTTGATCTCCTTGCACGGTTTGATCAATAA